In Candidatus Cloacimonadota bacterium, the sequence CCGTTAAATGATGTCACAAAAGGATATCCGTCATGGAGGCTGCCATCGTGGTTGTAGATGAACACGGAATTTATGTGGTTCGAAACCAGAATCTCGAATTGGGGATCGTCGTCCAGGTCCGCGATTAGCGGTGGGACGTTGAAAACGCCGCCAACATGAACTGGGAAGCCACTCAAGTCTTCGCCATTTTGATCCACAGCGTAGAGCCAGCCGTTGATGGTTATAAAGATGATATCCAGGGCGCCATCAGAGTTCAGGTCTGCCAAAACGGGGCTGGAAGCCATGGCTGCCTGGATGGGTTTTTCCACCAGAATTTCTGCAGTGGGTGAAATCAGCTTAAACCGATTGTTCGTCCCCAAAGCGATGCGGCCGTTGTCCAAAATTGTGGGCGCTCCGCTGATATTGCCGCTCACATTAATCGGAAAACCTGGCTTTGGATTGCCCTGACCATCAACAACATGAAGCAAACCGTGTTGGGTGCCGGCAATTATTTCCATGATGCCGTCGCCGTCAATATCCGCTGCGGCAAGTTCGGAATAAAGGGATGAGCCCAGCTCGATGGGGAATCCCGGAACCGCGGTGCCATTGGGATTTATCGCGTGCAAATGCCCATCCAGGGTACCCACAATAACCTTGTTTTCTCCGCTGTGATCGATGGGAGCAATCACCGGGCTGAAAAGCACCTGACTGCCGGTTTCATAATTAAACACCAAACTGCCATCCAGCGTGGCTGCGTGAACCCTGCCTGTGCGGCTGGCATAGACAATCTCAAGTGCCTCGTCACCGACCAGATCGCCCATCGCGGCGCTGCGCATAACATCCTGCCTCGGTGGAGCATACCAATCCCAGAGTTCTTCCGCCGAGTCGTTGATATAATAGGCTCGACCCTGAACGTCCAAATACATGATATCCGGACTGCCATCACCATCAAAATCATAAACGATGGGTGAGGATTTTGTTTGAATTTGGCAATCCCAAGGGAAATTACTGTCCACCATCGTGATGTCCAAACTCAGTTCATAGCTGCGCACTCCGGTGCTTAATCCAGTATCAGGCTGAAAGGATTCCAGCTTCAATTTCAGATAAGTGATGCCGTAGGACGCGGTGGGCAAAAGCTGGAGACGCAAATAATCGTTTTCGGAACTGGTCTCTCCAGGTTGAATCAGCGGAATCTGCAGACTATCGTCCAAAAGTTGCACGCCTTGGGGCAGCTCATCCAATGTCACCGTCACGTTGTGCGCGGCACCCCAGCCTTCAAAATTTCGGATTCGGGGATATAAACGTATGATTTCACCAGGGTTTATGCTGCCATCATCGTCGCCCTCAACATCAGAAAACATATAGCTTTCCAGGCTCAGCAACGGCAGGCTGGGATCCGGATGTTTCAATTCCACGGAAGGATCCCCAAAAAGCACCACCTCATAGTAGCACCAGCGCATCACATCGCTGCTGAGAGCGTGGTTCAGATTTTGCACGCGGGAATAGCTCAAAGCCTTTCCCAGGGTGGTGTTTGAAGTTTCATAAAGTCCGATAAAAAATTCGCGGTCATAAAACTGGGAGGGACCATCAATGCTGCCCGGCATATACCAGCCGTAGCGTGTGTTGCCGATAAAGGCAAAAAGTCCGCCCTCGGTGGTGACCAAGTGTTCACCAATGCATTCGCCGTCGCCGCTGGTCCGCTGATCGAAAGCGGCGGGATAGCAACCCTGGGTGTAAAGAAAGCCATATTCCGTGTTTTCAAGGCGTTCGATGCTTCCGTTGCCCTGACCCATCAGGTAGGTTTCGTTGGCATGACCCATGTGATTCATCACGTTCGCGCCCTGGTTTATGGTGTCCCAAACTCCCTGATCGCTGTAAGTTCCGTCGCGCTGATACATGGTACGCATAAAATATGTGTCCGGAATATGGGTGGCAACGTCGTCTTTATAGTCGCCGCCCCAGGTTACTGGATGATTATTCAGGTTCTCTCCGAACATGATGGAGATATTGTTGCTGAAAGTGTTGTTGGTCACATAATACTCGGTTTTGCGGAACATATTGTTGAATTCACGCGCTGTTTCCGCTGGAAAACGCCCGACGTGCACTTCCGGCAGCATATCAACATCATCTTCCGGTTCACCCCAAATGTTGTTTCCATTCGCGTTCCAGTCTCCATCCAAGTTGCCAAAATACAGGTCGGTGGGCATACGCATATCCACCGTATCGTAAACCTTGCCATAGCAGCCTCTTTCGGGAACAATCTCGTCGTCGCCGCCCAGAATCACATATTCGAGAGGGCTGTCCGAATCCGCCCAAGTTTGATAGACGTCAACGATGAAATTGCGCACTTTTTCGGCATTATCGACCCCATCATAACCATCGTAAATATCTGATGTGTAAAACAATGCGGTGCTGATACTCTGAGAATCACGCCACTGCATATAGTTTTGAAACAGCGGTGCGCTGGTCTCGTCCGTGATCACAATCATCTTTTTGGGGTTACTCAGGTCGATGAGCCGGCTTTTGGGGCTGTGATTCCTATACGCGGAGGCAGTTTGATAGCTCTGAGCCAAGTCTGGGTTTATCACAAACCCATACAGGTCTTCACTTCCACGCGCAGGACTGTAAAAATTGGCGGAACCGGTTGCCACGTTTTCATCAAAAACGGTGTCCAACACGATACGCGCGCTGCTTGAAGCCAGAATCCGCTTTGTGCCAGGTTCATATTTCCAAGGATAGATGTTTATCACTGCGATTTGAAAGCCGCGCATGGATTGGATTCCAAAAAAGCGGAAATCCTCACGGGGCCAAG encodes:
- a CDS encoding T9SS type A sorting domain-containing protein, with the protein product MYKKLLTLALLAWSGLFFALSLELDIDPAAFGRNFRGTEAAPILEPGVPALNYLPVRVLIPFGHRVENLNVILAPAEVQRENLELDYVRAQQKISQPQEDQTQPDPLIWNSDEAWPREDFRFFGIQSMRGFQIAVINIYPWKYEPGTKRILASSSARIVLDTVFDENVATGSANFYSPARGSEDLYGFVINPDLAQSYQTASAYRNHSPKSRLIDLSNPKKMIVITDETSAPLFQNYMQWRDSQSISTALFYTSDIYDGYDGVDNAEKVRNFIVDVYQTWADSDSPLEYVILGGDDEIVPERGCYGKVYDTVDMRMPTDLYFGNLDGDWNANGNNIWGEPEDDVDMLPEVHVGRFPAETAREFNNMFRKTEYYVTNNTFSNNISIMFGENLNNHPVTWGGDYKDDVATHIPDTYFMRTMYQRDGTYSDQGVWDTINQGANVMNHMGHANETYLMGQGNGSIERLENTEYGFLYTQGCYPAAFDQRTSGDGECIGEHLVTTEGGLFAFIGNTRYGWYMPGSIDGPSQFYDREFFIGLYETSNTTLGKALSYSRVQNLNHALSSDVMRWCYYEVVLFGDPSVELKHPDPSLPLLSLESYMFSDVEGDDDGSINPGEIIRLYPRIRNFEGWGAAHNVTVTLDELPQGVQLLDDSLQIPLIQPGETSSENDYLRLQLLPTASYGITYLKLKLESFQPDTGLSTGVRSYELSLDITMVDSNFPWDCQIQTKSSPIVYDFDGDGSPDIMYLDVQGRAYYINDSAEELWDWYAPPRQDVMRSAAMGDLVGDEALEIVYASRTGRVHAATLDGSLVFNYETGSQVLFSPVIAPIDHSGENKVIVGTLDGHLHAINPNGTAVPGFPIELGSSLYSELAAADIDGDGIMEIIAGTQHGLLHVVDGQGNPKPGFPINVSGNISGAPTILDNGRIALGTNNRFKLISPTAEILVEKPIQAAMASSPVLADLNSDGALDIIFITINGWLYAVDQNGEDLSGFPVHVGGVFNVPPLIADLDDDPQFEILVSNHINSVFIYNHDGSLHDGYPFVTSFNGCTPGTICDLNGNGKLDLVSGYSTGVLVLNLRVADSGNHPWPVYRGALNRQGSHAAAPVTPVSDPELPGLVDNLAQNYPNPFNPTTSIAFQNAKAGDVTLAIYNLKGQLVKVLHSGQLAAGNHKVVWDGKDEIGRAAASGLYFYRLQTSDSSITRRMLLLK